Proteins encoded by one window of Culicoides brevitarsis isolate CSIRO-B50_1 chromosome 2, AGI_CSIRO_Cbre_v1, whole genome shotgun sequence:
- the LOC134832560 gene encoding 27 kDa hemolymph protein-like: MKRLSAVLFIVLIHAISLFANDNELDLEKVKDKIKEIDIDKIKAQLPEGVKIPPELLNASLPSVEETTKILKEKCIKVSGSDAAYEEAAQGGMKLNECITGLVDVSVLQEEIEKATPTGDLDTVFNKYCRKRDTAIACVTNFTETIDPCLEPQERENKKIMIDIFTSLVNFVCHKDGDQIALFISEKGPECFKEKQGEVLDCVNSTFKGYMPAETPQTIDDLPILTFGEKECSDMSKLQKCVVHVLEDCQESTPANLVDAMFRFVRNKTPCVNMTSKADKLSEDNDTGSSVTFTSSVVVIAVASVFAMFA; the protein is encoded by the exons aTGAAACGATTAAGTGCAGTTTTGTTTATCGTACTTATACATG ccaTCTCTTTGTTCGCCAATGACAACGAATTGGACTTAGAAAAAGTTAAGGacaaaataaaggaaattGACATCGATAAAATTAAGGCACAATTACCTGAAGGCGTCAAAATCCCACCGGAACTGCTAAACGCTTCGCTCCCATCTGTCGAGGAAACAACGAAAATCCTGAAGGAAAAATGCATCAAGGTGTCCGGAAGTGATGCCGCCTACGAAGAAGCCGCTCAGGGAGGCATGAAACTCAACGAATGTATTACAGGATTAGTGGATGTTTCCGTGTTGCAGGAGGAGATTGAAAAAGCGACgc CAACTGGTGACTTGGACACCGTTTTCAACAAATATTGCCGAAAACGTGACACCGCAATTGCTTGTGTCACCAACTTCACCGAAACCATCGATCCTTGCCTCGAACCTCAAGAACGTGAAAACAAAAAGATCATGATTGACATCTTCACGAGTTTGGTTAATTTTGTGTGTCACAAGGATGGCGATCAAATTGCct tATTCATCTCAGAAAAAGGTCCCGAATGcttcaaagaaaaacaagGAGAAGTTCTCGATTGTGTCAATTCCACCTTCAAAGGTTACATGCCAGCTGAAACTCCCCAAACGATCGACGACTTGCCGATTTTAACGTTTGGCGAAAAGGAATGCAGCGACATGTCAAAGTTACAAAAGTGCGTCGTTCACGTTCTCGAGGATTGCCAAGAGTCTACGCCCGCTAATCTCGTCGATGCCATGTTCCGATTTGTCCGTAACAAGACACCGTGCGTAAATATGACGTCGAAAGCGGATAAACTCAGCGAAGATAATGACACGGGATCCAGTGTGACATTCACGTCGTCTGTCGTGGTGATTGCCGTCGCGTCAGTTTTTGCGATGTTTgcgtaa
- the LOC134832430 gene encoding helicase ARIP4, with amino-acid sequence MDTSNDEQNMEPDDRTEDPTKRKVGEAELDEDAPETKSAKLEDPEEEEENVKEEEESADGADETDREFQDAEQKLKEMDEITFKSVSKQDDADGSDMKKRKPTNLRKNIKDVLDDTQLDASTLAAQKEEMERLARVQEQQRILRESQRHAAMDKFSKTEEKVLQFLQGHANLGKSSVPATEDAATLQTTSTTDLTPSVTIRPVQSSDKTDPAAATTPMKKDVVTISSDEEDCIVLSDDDEIDNEPDEDPNNCGLHTNDTYNVPDEQGRVLVNVGHAPEEPDIFLAPQLGKIVKPHQIGGIRFLFDNIIESTSRYDTSTGFGCILAHSMGLGKTLQLVSFCDIFLRHTSSKTVLIIMPINTLQNWLHEFNMWIPETVRDDQRDHIRPRQFKVFILNDNHKTLAARSEVVIQWAREGGVLMIGYEMFRLLSMKKMSKTKRKVPVTQLMTPQQNEEQKSMFDSIHEALVCPGPDLVICDEGHRIKNSHASISVALKQIKSKRRIVLTGYPLQNNLMEYWCMVDFVRPNYLGTKTEFSNMFERPIQNGQCIDSTPQDCKLMRYRAHVLHSLLLGFVQRRSHRVLQSTLPLKQEFVLMVRMTAFQRKLYDTFMNEVVRTKNVPNPLKAFAVCCKIWNHPDVLYNFLKKREADIDLELDEVMETASTTSSATGGKKRGRKAKEIPKPKSPEIKPAINSAVPPPSYPQQAPPPYNPYPAAAPGSSNSYHSTPNSYPSYYNNAQPTGNNGNYYSNYNQNYWQGYGSYGQEQYNHQQYYGASPAGSYPPQNQGWYDQKPENAFGWNANAPETKPPEVKDEIKAAEEEKPKEIASDNKLADEIKEEVEGAKVKDDSIPYDWAVELLKGYTPDLLSNSPKMEVLFCLLEETIALGDRMLLFSQSLLTLNVIEKFLQKSKIPNSDATWMKNVSYFRLDGSTVAQEREKLINEFNANKNVHLFLVSTRAGSLGINLVGANRVVVFDTSWNPCHDTQAVCRVYRYGQQKPCFVYRIVMDACLEKKIYDRQINKQGMSDRVVDECNPDAYLSMKEITNLCYDDEEITEVEDFAKFKDDYTDTVVHALLEKHSFKLTKKPFQHESLFVDRKEKKLSSAEKRLAQRGYEMEKQASSKPAYTYTSMGTQYRAYRTPDGQLIHKAVQSLGRGRPPLSDKDRLARNNMPRPTTWIPADVWIKQGMEAREMTLPLDVVIPTSSQTKENIILKAGQRVMVLKSTKGIYMQLESGKIIAIRSTAKPGATSDASGGSSSGPSGVEQALLESTGTKKVDSDDDECVMTSITYPNPAPTNAPPASSFNLPSTSAANNIPQSQAVPVPQQQQPQEPMREKPVYKPNLVPRNKPRTPETFVPAAGTPNGSGGHQYGGYNQPPAVSPQQQAPQAQHHYGTYDQRAPTNALGHNPVAGNTTFSHANAQNFSNYQHSKPLAPPTNSQPAYPPAPAYNSAKSYQYPDQSYAYGAYPNQPPVHPQQQQQRPPMPPAANGGSYYNANAHPNSQLPPQGNNWPNWQNDTKR; translated from the exons ATGGACACCAGCAACGACGAGCAGAACATGGAACCGGATGATCGGACCGAAGATCCGACAAAACGTAAAGTCGGGGAGGCGGAATTGGATGAGGACGCACCAGAAACAAAATCCGCAAAACTTGAAGATCCCgaagaagaggaagaaaatgtgaaagaaGAGGAGGAATCAGCCGACGGTGCTGATGAGACCGACAGGGAATTCCAAGATGcggaacaaaaattgaaagaaatggACGAAATTACGTTCAAATCGGTGTCGAAGCAGGACGACGCTGACGGGAGCGACATGAAAAAACGCAAACCGACGAATTTacggaaaaatatcaaagatgTGTTGGATGACACGCAACTCGATGCCTCGACATTGGCCGCCCAGAAGGAAGAAATGGAGCGTCTTGCTCGCGTTCAGGAGCAACAGCGGATTTTGCGCGAGTCCCAGCGACATGCTGCAATGGACAAATTTAGTAAGACTGAGGAGAAGGTGTTGCAATTCTTGCAGGGACATGCGAATTTGGGAAAATCCTCGGTTCCGGCGACCGAAGATGCAGCAACTCTTCAAACCACCTCCACGACTGATCTCACGCCATCGGTGACAATTCGTCCCGTGCAAAGTAGCGACAAAACAGATCCCGCAGCAGCAACGACGCCAATGAAAAAAGATGTCGTTACCATCAGCAGCGACGAGGAAGATTGCATCGTTTTGTCGGATGATGACGAAATTGACAACGAGCCCGATGAGGATCCGAATAATTGCGGATTGCACACAAATGATACGTACAACGTGCCGGACGAGCAGGGAAGAGTGCTTGTGAATGTCGGACATGCCCCCGAGGAGCCAGATATCTTTTTGGCACCGCAACTGGGGAAAATTGTGAAGCCGCATCAGATTGGAGGAATTCGGTTTTTGTTCGATAACATCATTGAGTCGACAAGTCGGTATGATACGAGTACCGGTTTCGGGTGCATTTTGGCACATTCGATGG GTCTCGGCAAAACCCTCCAACTGGTGAGCTTTTGCGACATTTTCCTGCGTCACACGAGCTCCAAAACGGTACTTATCATCATGCCAATCAACACGCTGCAAAATTGGCTGCACGAATTCAACATGTGGATCCCGGAGACGGTGCGCGACGATCAACGCGATCACATCCGACCGCGCCAATTCAAGGTTTTCATCCTGAACGACAACCACAAAACGCTTGCCGCCCGTTCCGAGGTCGTAATTCAGTGGGCACGCGAAGGCGGCGTCTTGATGATCGGCTACGAAATGTTCCGCCTGCTGAGCATGAAGAAAATGTCCAAAACCAAACGAAAAGTTCCTGTCACGCAACTCATGACGCCGCAACAgaatgaggagcaaaaatcgatgTTTGACTCGATTCACGAGGCGCTCGTTTGTCCCGGGCCGGATCTCGTAATTTGCGACGAAGGGCATCGCATCAAGAACTCGCATGCCAGCATTTCGGTGGCACTCAAGCAAATCAAGTCGAAACGGAGAATTGTCTTGACCGGGTATCCGTTGCAGAATAATTTGATGGAATATTGGTGCATGGTGGATTTCGTGAGGCCCAATTATCTCGGCACCAAGACGGAATTTTCGAATATGTTTGAGCGCCCGATCCAGAATGGGCAGTGCATTGACTCGACGCCGCAGGATTGCAAACTCATGAGGTACCGAGCGCATGTTCTGCACTCATTGCTACTTGGTTTCGTGCAACGACGCTCGCATCGGGTGCTTCAATCGACGCTTCCGTTGAAACAGGAGTTCGTTTTAATGGTACGAATGACGGCTTTTCAGCGAAAACTCTACGACACTTTTATGAATGAAGTCGTTCGCACCAAAAATGTCCCAAATCCGCTAAAAGCGTTCGCTGTTTGCTGCAAAATTTGGAATCATCCCGACGTTTTGTACAATTTCCTCAAGAAACGCGAAGCTGATATCGATTTGGAGTTGGATGAGGTGATGGAAACTGCTTCGACGACCTCCAGTGCGACCGGTGGCAAAAAACGAGGACGCAAAGCGAAAGAAATCCCAAAACCGAAGAGTCCGGAAATCAAACCTGCGATAAATTCGGCAGTTCCGCCACCTTCCTACCCTCAACAAGCACCGCCGCCGTACAATCCGTACCCCGCAGCTGCTCCCGGATCGTCAAATTCATATCATTCCACTCCAAACTCGTACCCGTCATACTACAATAATGCACAACCCACGGGAAACAATGGCAATTATTACTCCAACTACAATCAAAACTACTGGCAAGGCTACGGCAGCTACGGACAAGAGCAATACAATCACCAACAATATTACGGAGCGTCTCCGGCGGGCTCGTATCCTCCCCAAAACCAAGGATGGTACGACCAAAAGCCCGAAAACGCCTTTGGGTGGAACGCAAATGCCCCGGAAACGAAACCTCCGGAGGTGAAAGACGAAATTAAGGCAGCGGAAGAGGAAAAACCGAAAGAAATTGCGAGCGACAACAAATTAGCGGACGAAATAAAGGAAGAAGTTGAAGGAGCAAAGGTCAAAGACGATTCCATTCCGTATGACTGGGCCGTTGAGCTGCTCAAAGGTTACACGCCCGATCTCTTATCCAATTCCCCGAAGATGGAAGTTCTCTTTTGCTTGCTCGAGGAGACAATCGCCCTCGGGGATCGCATGTTGCTGTTCAGTCAGAGCTTGCTAACCCTCAATGTCATCGAAAAGTTCctgcaaaagtcaaaaatccccAATTCGGATGCGACGTGGATGAAAAACGTCTCGTATTTCCGCTTAGATGGCAGTACCGTGGCACAAGAACGCGAAAAGCTCATCAACGAATTCAATGcgaataaaaatgttcactTGTTCCTCGTGTCGACGCGCGCTGGCTCGCTCGGCATCAACTTGGTGGGCGCGAATCGCGTCGTTGTCTTCGACACCAGTTGGAATCCGTGTCACGATACGCAAGCCGTGTGTCGCGTTTACCGCTACGGCCAACAAAAACCCTGTTTCGTGTACCGGATCGTCATGGATGCGTGTCTCGAGAAGAAAATCTACGATCGGCAAATCAACAAACAGGGCATGTCCGATCGGGTTGTCGACGAATGCAATCCGGATGCGTATTTGTCCATGAAGGAAATCACGAATTTATGTTATGACGATGAAGAAATCACGGAAGTGGAGGATTTTGCGAAATTTAAAGATGATTATACGGATACCGTGGTGCATGCGTTGCTCGAAAAGCATTCGTTCAAGTTGACGAAGAAACCGTTTCAGCATGAAAGTTTGTTCGTCGATCGGAAGGAGAAGAAATTGTCGTCGGCGGAAAAACGACTCGCTCAAAGGGGGTATGAGATGGAGAAACAGGCGTCTAGTAAGCCGGCTTATACGTATACGAGTATGGGAACGCAATACAGGGCTTATCGCACGCCAGATGGGCAGTTGATACACAAAGCGGTGCAATCACTTGGACGG ggTCGTCCACCACTCTCAGACAAAGATCGTTTAGCTCGAAATAACATGCCGCGTCCTACGACATGGATACCTGCTGATGTTTGGATCAAACAAGGAATGGAAGCACGAGAAATGACATTACCTTTAG ATGTGGTGATTCCAACAAGTTCACAAACCAAggaaaacataattttgaaGGCAGGACAACGAGTGATGGTTCTCAAAAGCACAAAAGGAATCTACATGCAATTGGAATCCGGTAAAATTATCGCAATCCGATCGACAGCAAAGCCCGGAGCAACATCAGATGCATCGGGTGGCTCTTCATCCGGTCCAAGTGGTGTCGAACAAGCCCTCTTGGAGTCAACTGGCACCAAAAAAGTCGATTCCGACGACGATGAATGCGTCATGACGTCAATTACGTACCCGAATCCGGCACCCACAAACGCACCTCCGGCATCTTCGTTCAATCTTCCATCGACATCGGCCGCCAACAACATTCCACAAAGCCAGGCAGTTCCCGTtccgcagcaacaacaaccacAGGAACCGATGCGCGAAAAGCCGGTGTACAAGCCGAATTTAGTTCCACGCAATAAACCTCGTACCCCAGAAACGTTTGTTCCTGCCGCCGGAACGCCCAATGGCAGTGGCGGACATCAATATGGTGGCTATAATCAGCCTCCAGCAGTGTCGCCGCAACAACAAGCACCACAAGCGCAGCATCACTACGGAACTTATGATCAACGAGCTCCCACAAATGCGTTGGGACACAATCCAGTGGCCGGCAATACGACGTTTTCGCACGCAAATgcacaaaatttctcaaattatcAAC ATTCGAAGCCCCTCGCCCCACCAACGAACAGCCAACCGGCATATCCTCCAGCGCCGGCCTACAACAGCGCAAAAAGCTACCAATATCCTGATCAAAGTTACGCGTATGGCGCGTACCCCAATCAACCGCCTGTGCatccgcagcagcagcaacaacgacCCCCAATGCCACCAGCAGCAAATGGCGGATCGTATTACAATGCCAACGCACACCCAAACTCTCAATTACCACCCCAAGGAAACAATTGGCCGAACTGGCAGAACGACACGAAgcgttaa